One genomic segment of Candidatus Cloacimonadota bacterium includes these proteins:
- the tilS gene encoding tRNA lysidine(34) synthetase TilS has protein sequence MKKNLDFFERFEEFASRYKLFKKGEKIVVGFSGGADSTALLLAMWHMKSVFDFSLLAAHVNYNLRGEDSLRDEEFVRNFCFERNISLVIKNVKIKNKSNLESNARDIRFAYFNQLRKLYKVDKIALGHNRKDQAETMLFRMFRGSGYAGIKGISPISKDIIHPILCFSRKEIEKYLNNEGIEWREDKSNRENVFSRNKIRNELLPWLQKNMNPGIVDKLYNTASIFADTDVILEELARRRLIKAQIYHHKNEYKFSLPVILKTRPVLRFYLFRKVFSFLSEDTKDFYTNHFEEIEAILHSKGSKEIELPRNVIVRKEYKELTFLNKDSIKEIDVNKTKEITSLRNRLTFEDTRIIMKKLKKLPTKRNQFEDKNVTYLDYDKTSFPITVRHRQPGDTFVPLGMEHHKKLKDFFIDEKIAKFDRDKVLIFSDNEKILWVAGHRVDNRVIVNDDTKNILMLKIEKMKFKKARAAERIKKK, from the coding sequence ATGAAAAAGAATTTAGATTTTTTTGAACGTTTTGAAGAATTCGCCAGTCGTTATAAACTCTTCAAAAAGGGTGAGAAAATAGTAGTAGGCTTTTCTGGTGGAGCAGATTCCACGGCTCTTCTACTTGCAATGTGGCACATGAAATCTGTATTCGATTTTTCACTTTTGGCAGCGCATGTAAACTATAACCTGCGAGGAGAAGATTCACTTCGTGATGAAGAATTTGTTCGCAATTTCTGTTTTGAAAGGAATATATCTCTGGTCATAAAAAACGTAAAAATAAAAAATAAAAGCAACCTGGAAAGTAATGCACGTGATATCAGGTTCGCTTATTTCAATCAACTTCGCAAACTTTATAAAGTGGATAAAATAGCCTTGGGGCATAATCGTAAAGACCAGGCAGAAACCATGCTTTTTAGAATGTTTCGTGGTTCGGGTTATGCCGGAATTAAAGGAATTTCACCGATCTCGAAAGATATTATTCATCCCATTTTATGTTTCTCCAGAAAAGAGATCGAAAAATATCTTAACAATGAAGGGATTGAATGGAGAGAAGATAAATCTAACCGGGAAAATGTTTTCAGCCGCAACAAAATCCGTAATGAACTTCTTCCCTGGCTGCAGAAAAATATGAATCCCGGGATTGTAGACAAGCTTTACAATACAGCATCAATCTTTGCCGATACTGATGTTATTCTGGAAGAACTTGCACGAAGAAGGCTGATTAAAGCTCAGATCTATCATCACAAAAATGAGTACAAATTTTCATTGCCTGTAATTTTAAAAACTCGTCCTGTTCTCAGATTTTATTTGTTCAGGAAAGTCTTTTCTTTCCTTTCGGAAGATACAAAAGATTTTTACACAAATCATTTTGAAGAGATCGAAGCAATCCTGCATTCCAAAGGAAGTAAAGAAATAGAGCTGCCCCGAAATGTTATTGTTCGCAAAGAATACAAAGAGCTTACGTTTTTGAACAAAGACAGCATCAAAGAAATTGATGTGAACAAGACAAAAGAGATCACATCACTGCGAAATCGTCTTACTTTTGAAGATACTCGCATAATCATGAAAAAGCTGAAAAAACTCCCCACCAAACGCAATCAATTTGAAGATAAAAATGTTACATATCTGGATTATGATAAAACATCATTTCCCATCACTGTGCGTCATCGTCAACCAGGAGATACATTTGTGCCACTGGGAATGGAGCACCACAAGAAATTGAAGGATTTTTTCATTGACGAAAAAATAGCCAAATTTGACAGAGATAAGGTGCTTATTTTTAGTGATAATGAGAAGATTCTGTGGGTTGCCGGGCATCGAGTTGATAATCGAGTAATCGTGAATGATGATACAAAAAATATTTTGATGCTGAAAATAGAAAAGATGAAATTTAAGAAAGCCCGGGCAGCTGAAAGAATTAAAAAGAAATAA
- the hpt gene encoding hypoxanthine phosphoribosyltransferase encodes MKNEISSILVSEQEIQQKVKELAAKISKDYEGKNPIVICILKGAAMFMSDLIKHVTIPLEIDFMSLSSYGDSTKSSGVVRIKKDIDSDISGRHVIIVEDIVDSGLTLKYIDEYFLKHNCKSVKICTLLDKPEAHKTDLEIDYVGFEVGNEFVVGFGLDYAQKYRNLPFIGILKKEVYN; translated from the coding sequence ATGAAAAATGAAATTTCCAGCATTTTAGTTAGTGAACAGGAAATTCAGCAAAAAGTAAAAGAGTTAGCTGCCAAAATTTCGAAAGATTATGAAGGCAAAAATCCCATTGTGATCTGTATCTTAAAAGGTGCAGCAATGTTCATGAGCGATCTTATCAAGCACGTCACAATTCCCCTGGAAATAGATTTTATGTCGCTTTCCAGTTATGGAGACAGCACAAAATCTTCCGGTGTTGTTAGAATAAAAAAAGATATCGATTCCGATATCAGCGGACGACACGTGATAATCGTAGAAGACATTGTAGATAGTGGACTTACGCTCAAGTATATCGATGAATATTTCTTGAAGCATAATTGCAAATCAGTTAAGATCTGCACATTATTGGATAAACCAGAAGCGCACAAAACTGATCTGGAAATCGATTATGTAGGATTTGAAGTTGGAAATGAATTTGTGGTAGGTTTCGGACTTGATTATGCTCAAAAATACCGCAATCTTCCTTTCATCGGAATTTTAAAAAAAGAAGTTTATAACTAA
- the ftsH gene encoding ATP-dependent zinc metalloprotease FtsH, translated as MKKSQTITFWIVILLIVIVMFQMSRMGESKSEEITYTEFMRMVDSGEVARVGFDEKDVTITGIDGQNYSTYLPFEAPELVKSLAEKGIIVYSQKPSQLLGILLSWFPFLLFIGVWIFIMRGMRGGAGQAFSFGKSKARLATDGKTKVTFKDVAGVDEAKEELEEIVEFLKAPKKFQKLGGRIPRGVLLLGRPGTGKTLLAKAVAGEAKVPFFSISGSDFVEMFVGVGASRVRDMFLQAKKNAPCIAFIDEIDAVGRHRGSGLGGGHDEREQTLNQLLVEMDGFDPNDSVIIIAATNRPDVLDPALLRPGRFDRQVIVDLPDIKGREEILKVHTRILPIAKEVSFAVVARVTPGFSGADLANLVNEAALLAARKNKKKIEMDDFDEAKDKVTMGKARKSKVITDEDKKITAVHEVGHVLCSMFLDKVEPIHKVTIIPRGFSGGATHFMQTDKTYYTRTYMQQTIVGLMGGRTAEEIIFNELSTGASNDIERATNLAKQMVCNLGMSEKIGPMTVAKKESQVFLGKDISQHENISEETAKLIDSEIRSFIENAHKTSNEILMKHKKLLENMSETLLEKETLEADEIYQIAKDNCPKEEQDFIDEQFKKVQEMKIDLSKKDFSVKPDEKKESEAKEPEKQDSEKTDKTEDKKDETSKEVKKEVKTKKEQKEPEKEEDKDEKK; from the coding sequence ATGAAGAAATCGCAGACAATTACTTTTTGGATTGTGATCTTGTTGATAGTAATTGTGATGTTCCAAATGAGCCGCATGGGCGAGAGTAAATCTGAGGAAATTACCTACACAGAATTTATGAGAATGGTAGATAGCGGAGAAGTTGCCAGAGTTGGTTTTGATGAAAAAGATGTAACGATAACCGGTATTGACGGCCAGAATTACAGCACATATCTTCCTTTTGAAGCTCCGGAGCTGGTTAAATCATTAGCCGAAAAAGGAATAATTGTGTATTCCCAAAAACCTTCGCAGCTTCTGGGAATTTTATTGTCCTGGTTTCCATTTTTGTTGTTCATTGGAGTGTGGATATTCATTATGCGTGGAATGCGCGGTGGAGCAGGCCAGGCTTTCAGTTTTGGCAAAAGTAAAGCAAGATTAGCTACCGATGGAAAAACAAAGGTTACATTTAAAGATGTGGCAGGAGTTGATGAAGCTAAAGAAGAACTGGAAGAAATTGTTGAATTCTTGAAAGCACCCAAGAAATTTCAAAAACTGGGTGGAAGAATTCCCCGTGGAGTTTTACTTCTGGGAAGACCAGGAACTGGTAAAACACTTCTGGCAAAAGCTGTAGCAGGTGAAGCAAAAGTTCCATTTTTCAGTATCAGTGGTTCCGATTTTGTGGAGATGTTTGTTGGCGTTGGTGCATCTCGAGTTCGAGATATGTTTTTGCAAGCCAAGAAAAACGCTCCCTGTATTGCTTTTATAGATGAGATTGATGCCGTGGGAAGACATCGTGGAAGCGGACTTGGCGGTGGACATGATGAACGCGAACAGACTTTAAATCAGCTGTTGGTAGAAATGGACGGTTTCGATCCAAATGATTCTGTCATTATTATCGCTGCTACAAACAGACCCGATGTTTTGGATCCTGCCTTGCTTCGTCCCGGTCGTTTTGATCGACAGGTAATCGTTGATCTTCCCGATATTAAAGGACGTGAAGAAATCCTGAAAGTTCACACTCGCATACTTCCGATAGCGAAAGAAGTTAGTTTTGCCGTCGTCGCTCGTGTAACTCCTGGTTTCAGTGGTGCCGATCTGGCGAATCTGGTTAACGAAGCCGCTCTTCTGGCTGCTCGGAAAAATAAGAAAAAGATCGAGATGGATGACTTTGATGAAGCAAAAGATAAAGTAACGATGGGTAAAGCTCGTAAAAGCAAAGTCATCACCGATGAAGATAAAAAAATTACAGCGGTTCATGAAGTTGGTCATGTTCTCTGTTCAATGTTTCTGGATAAAGTTGAACCGATCCACAAAGTTACCATTATTCCGCGCGGATTCAGCGGTGGAGCAACTCATTTTATGCAGACAGATAAAACCTATTATACCCGAACTTATATGCAGCAGACAATCGTAGGTTTAATGGGTGGAAGAACAGCAGAAGAAATCATTTTTAATGAGTTATCAACTGGTGCTTCCAACGACATTGAACGTGCAACAAACCTGGCAAAACAAATGGTTTGTAATCTGGGAATGAGTGAAAAGATCGGGCCGATGACAGTTGCCAAAAAAGAATCTCAGGTCTTTTTGGGAAAAGATATTTCGCAACACGAAAACATCAGTGAAGAAACCGCAAAACTTATCGATAGCGAGATTCGAAGTTTCATTGAAAATGCTCATAAAACTTCTAACGAAATACTGATGAAGCATAAGAAATTGTTGGAAAACATGTCAGAAACTCTACTTGAGAAAGAAACATTAGAAGCGGATGAAATCTATCAAATTGCAAAAGATAACTGTCCGAAAGAAGAACAGGATTTCATTGATGAACAATTTAAGAAAGTTCAGGAAATGAAAATAGATCTTTCCAAAAAGGATTTCTCGGTAAAACCGGATGAAAAGAAGGAATCTGAAGCTAAGGAACCAGAGAAACAGGATTCTGAAAAGACTGATAAAACTGAAGATAAAAAGGATGAAACTTCAAAAGAAGTAAAAAAAGAAGTGAAAACAAAAAAAGAGCAAAAAGAACCTGAGAAAGAAGAAGATAAGGATGAGAAAAAGTAG